The DNA segment CACCAACGGGGTCTATCAGCGAATTAATTGCAGCGAGGCCTAAGCTTGCCTCCAGAGGTTCCCAGTCCTTGATCCGGCCTGCCAGCTCCAGGGCACTCATGCCGATGAAGTTTCCTGCATCACGGAGCTCGATTTTCTTGCCGGTCTTGTAGGTGTGGGTCATTCCGGCATGTTTGCTTTCAACCATGGTCCAGTGCAGCCCCACGCAGACATTGCTGACCCTGCAATCTGTCTGTGAAACACTTTTCAGTAGTGCGACGATGAGTTCCATGTCAGTAACTGAGGATGACGATTGGTTTCAGAATCCCTTGTGTTCGGTTCGTGAAATAATCTCGTCCTGCAGTGCCTTACTAAGGTCACAGAAGTAATCACTGTAGCCCGCTACCCGCACGATGAGATCGCGATGCTGCTCAGGATTCTCTTGCGCGGCACGCAGCGTTGCAGCATCCACGACGTTGAGCTGGACGTGATGACCATCCAGCTTGAAATAGGTGCGGATCAATTTCACCAGCTTGTCCAGCCCCACTTCATCATCGAGTAACTGCGGAGTGAATTTCTGATTGAGGAGCGTGCCCCCTGTGCGTACATGATCCATTTTGGAAACGGATTTAAGCACCGCCGTCGGTCCGCGACGATCTGCGCCTTGGACCGGTGAGACGCCTTCAGAGAGCGGTTCCCGGGATCTTCGGCCGTCGGGTGTAGCGCCAACCACTGAGCCAAAGTACACATGGACGGTTGTCGGGAGGAGGTTGATGTGATAGGTGCCGCCTCTGGTGTTCCTGCGGCCTTCAATCGCGCCAAAATAGGCCTCGAACAACTTTACCATAATGCTGTCGGCGTAATCGTCATCGTTGCCGTAGCGGGGCGTTCTGTTCATGAGCATCAACCGCAGGCGTTCCTGGCCTTCAAAATCGGTCCGCAACGCTTCCAGCAATGTCTCCATCGCCAGTGTCTTCTTGTCAAAGACGTGATACGCGATGGCGGTCGCCGCATCGGTCGTGGTGCCCAGACCAACGCCCTGGATGTATGACGTGTTATAACGCGCACCGCCCTCGTGATAGTCTTTTCCATTCGCAATGCAGTCGTCAATCAGCAGCGAAAGAAATGGCGCAGGCATGTGTCTGGAGTAGAGCCGCTCGATTGCATCGTTCCCGCGCGCCTTGATATCAACGAAATGCTTCAACTGCTTTTCGTAAGCCCCAAAGAATTCCTCAAATGATTTGAACTTGACCGGGTCACCGGTCTCGAGGCCGATTCTCTGGCCTGTCCTGGGATCAATGCCATTATTCAGGGTGAGTTCAAGAATCTTCGGCATGTTGAAATAGCCCGTCAGGATATAGCACTCTTTGCCAAAAGCTCCGGTCTCAACGCAGCCGCTCGTGCCGCCGTTCCGTGCATCGATCACAGACTTGCCCTGCCTTACGAGCTCTTCGACAATCAGGTCGGCATTGAAAACTGCCGGTTGCCCGAATCCGGTACGGATAATCCTGGCCGCGCGATTGATGAATTCATCAGGATTCTTTCTGCTCACCTGAATCGAAGATGCTGGCTGCACGAGCCGCATCTCTTCAATGACATCCAGAATCAGGTAGGTAAGCTCATTGACGCCATCTGAGCCGTCTTCATTAGTGCCGCCCAAATTTATCTGGGAGAAATCGGTGTAGGTGTCGCTTTCCGCGGCTGTGACTCCGACCTTTGGCGGCGCAGGCTGGTTGTTGAACTTTATCCACAGGCACTGCAGAAGCTCCTCGGCCTCCTCATGTGTGAGCGAGCAGTCTTCCAGACCCTTCTTGTAGAATGGATTCAGATGGCGGTCCAGGTGACCAGGACAAAACGAATCCCAGGTATTCAGCTCGGT comes from the Candidatus Eisenbacteria bacterium genome and includes:
- a CDS encoding glycyl radical protein codes for the protein MNERVVRLRQQSVDAKPYISTERAELMTEFYKKHAGLASAPMRRALAFQHLMERKTIYIGPGELIVGEKGPAPKAAPTFPELCCHSLRDLDVLNSREKIPFAVSAGARQVYRDTIIPFWHGKSMRNIIFREMTEDWKAAYEAGIFTEFMEQRAPGHTVLDDKIYRKGFLEFRKDIERSLEGLDCVNDREAQSKQQELKAMLICVDALIRFAERHAGKIREMAQQEADPHRKAELERVAQVCSHVPAHAPRDFWEALQYYWFVHLGVTTELNTWDSFCPGHLDRHLNPFYKKGLEDCSLTHEEAEELLQCLWIKFNNQPAPPKVGVTAAESDTYTDFSQINLGGTNEDGSDGVNELTYLILDVIEEMRLVQPASSIQVSRKNPDEFINRAARIIRTGFGQPAVFNADLIVEELVRQGKSVIDARNGGTSGCVETGAFGKECYILTGYFNMPKILELTLNNGIDPRTGQRIGLETGDPVKFKSFEEFFGAYEKQLKHFVDIKARGNDAIERLYSRHMPAPFLSLLIDDCIANGKDYHEGGARYNTSYIQGVGLGTTTDAATAIAYHVFDKKTLAMETLLEALRTDFEGQERLRLMLMNRTPRYGNDDDYADSIMVKLFEAYFGAIEGRRNTRGGTYHINLLPTTVHVYFGSVVGATPDGRRSREPLSEGVSPVQGADRRGPTAVLKSVSKMDHVRTGGTLLNQKFTPQLLDDEVGLDKLVKLIRTYFKLDGHHVQLNVVDAATLRAAQENPEQHRDLIVRVAGYSDYFCDLSKALQDEIISRTEHKGF